One region of Bacillus zhangzhouensis genomic DNA includes:
- a CDS encoding SpoIID/LytB domain-containing protein, with protein sequence MKKTGVTLIALMILTLLVAPFQSAMASSTISVKLSNYIGNKKTMDVSTTGEYKLSGSNVAVTKRYDGKNRYEVANSIASAGWKNPSTVVIVSRDAFDHAISVSPLAYKLGAPILYTNIEKLTKTTENQLKKMKPDNILIVGNTKSISTAAEKSIKKYGKVRRISGKDKFEISQKIAKEMGNYKQAVVVGGNSFMNGIAIASYASRKGYPILLTKKDYIPSYRMPSKVIIIGSTKSTGQKVENQIKKTSQVTRISGANRYELSVNIIKKLNINADKVYLAKASSYIYAMPLSQLAAKSNSTVVYVKPDSVTASLKALLKEKGTYAYHLAGSTSAIKDSLKNSLAKQVYLKKNQNYQLNISNGKISLKGIKTYNTVRVVPEKYSTKNVLQIAGKPYLGSVNFAIESGYIRPTLEKIPFEDYLKGVVPNEMPASWHVEALKAQAVAARTYSVKSIGKVVPDTTAFQVYGGYNWYTNSTKAVDATKGKVLKYNNQLISATYYSSNGGYTEASEEVWGNALPYLVAKKDPKDPVNSWTLKLSKKQLGTTLTASTAASQWSKAKETNAADLAGLKSWLLKNKETAASDMKIASISSLTFSGKTKGQRAKTVSIKLTYHLKNKKGTYSVNKSTTASMKMTEFRSVMGATKVKSTFASVKNNKNDFTISGKGYGHGIGMSQYGAKARAESGNSYSSILSFYYPGTKLTNY encoded by the coding sequence TTGAAAAAAACAGGCGTTACACTCATTGCTCTCATGATACTGACTCTACTAGTTGCACCCTTTCAGTCTGCCATGGCTAGCTCGACAATTTCAGTGAAATTGTCTAATTATATCGGAAACAAAAAAACGATGGATGTATCCACAACTGGAGAATACAAGCTTTCAGGTTCGAATGTGGCTGTCACGAAAAGATACGATGGCAAAAATCGATATGAAGTAGCCAATAGCATCGCATCTGCTGGCTGGAAAAATCCATCAACTGTTGTCATTGTCAGTCGTGATGCATTTGATCATGCTATTTCTGTATCACCGTTAGCATACAAACTAGGCGCACCTATTTTGTATACGAATATTGAAAAGCTTACGAAAACAACAGAAAACCAGCTGAAGAAAATGAAGCCGGATAACATTCTGATTGTCGGAAATACGAAAAGCATTTCAACAGCTGCTGAGAAGTCTATTAAAAAGTATGGCAAAGTCAGACGCATTAGTGGAAAAGACAAGTTTGAAATCTCCCAAAAAATCGCTAAAGAAATGGGTAACTATAAGCAAGCTGTCGTTGTCGGCGGGAACTCATTTATGAATGGGATTGCAATTGCGTCCTATGCATCCAGAAAAGGCTACCCTATTCTGTTAACAAAAAAAGATTATATTCCGTCCTATAGAATGCCGAGTAAAGTAATCATCATCGGCAGTACGAAAAGCACTGGACAAAAAGTTGAAAATCAAATCAAAAAAACCTCACAGGTGACTAGAATCAGCGGGGCCAATCGCTATGAATTATCTGTGAATATTATAAAGAAATTAAATATTAATGCAGATAAAGTTTATTTGGCAAAAGCCTCTAGCTATATTTATGCGATGCCGCTTTCTCAATTGGCTGCAAAGTCTAATAGTACTGTTGTGTATGTAAAACCCGATTCTGTCACAGCGTCTTTAAAAGCACTGTTGAAAGAAAAAGGTACATATGCTTATCATCTTGCTGGCAGCACAAGTGCGATTAAAGATAGCTTGAAAAATTCATTAGCCAAACAAGTCTATCTGAAAAAAAATCAAAACTACCAATTGAATATTTCTAACGGAAAAATTTCATTAAAAGGCATAAAGACGTATAACACAGTAAGAGTTGTTCCTGAGAAATATTCAACAAAAAATGTCCTTCAAATTGCAGGAAAGCCGTATTTAGGCAGCGTAAACTTTGCAATTGAATCAGGGTATATCAGGCCGACTCTTGAAAAGATTCCATTTGAAGACTATCTAAAAGGCGTAGTACCAAATGAAATGCCTGCAAGCTGGCATGTTGAAGCGCTAAAAGCACAGGCGGTTGCCGCTAGAACGTATTCGGTGAAAAGTATTGGAAAAGTCGTCCCTGATACAACAGCCTTCCAAGTCTATGGAGGATATAACTGGTACACAAATTCGACAAAAGCTGTCGATGCCACAAAAGGAAAGGTTCTGAAATACAATAATCAGCTCATTTCAGCAACCTATTACTCTAGCAACGGCGGTTATACAGAGGCAAGTGAAGAAGTATGGGGGAATGCACTGCCATACTTAGTGGCCAAAAAGGATCCAAAAGATCCAGTCAATTCATGGACACTGAAACTCTCTAAAAAACAACTGGGCACGACATTGACTGCTAGTACAGCAGCATCTCAATGGTCTAAGGCAAAAGAGACAAATGCAGCTGATCTTGCTGGTCTGAAATCATGGCTGCTCAAAAACAAAGAAACCGCTGCATCTGATATGAAAATCGCATCCATCTCAAGTCTGACGTTCTCAGGGAAAACAAAAGGCCAGCGGGCGAAGACGGTATCAATCAAACTGACATACCATCTGAAAAACAAAAAAGGCACATATTCGGTGAACAAAAGCACAACGGCAAGTATGAAAATGACCGAGTTTCGATCAGTCATGGGCGCAACAAAAGTGAAAAGCACGTTTGCGTCAGTCAAGAACAATAAAAATGACTTCACGATTTCAGGAAAAGGGTATGGCCACGGTATTGGTATGAGCCAATATGGAGCCAAAGCGAGAGCTGAATCTGGCAACTCATATTCTTCCATACTCTCGTTCTACTATCCAGGTACAAAACTAACAAACTATTAA
- a CDS encoding LytA: MKKIVVLPFLILLLGIVLTACGTAEESTGENKTSSSTPQVLEEKAEFIGMADTHTVEVKKVNTTLSYEFTENFKDVLNEFKPGDTVEISYFINDNGQKEIQKIEKQK, encoded by the coding sequence ATGAAGAAAATCGTCGTTTTACCGTTCTTAATACTGCTACTAGGTATCGTGCTCACAGCATGTGGAACGGCTGAGGAGTCAACAGGAGAAAACAAGACAAGCAGTTCAACTCCTCAGGTACTGGAAGAGAAAGCTGAATTTATTGGAATGGCTGATACACATACAGTCGAAGTGAAAAAAGTGAATACGACTTTAAGCTATGAATTTACGGAAAATTTTAAAGATGTATTAAATGAATTTAAACCAGGAGACACAGTAGAAATCTCTTACTTTATTAATGACAATGGTCAAAAGGAAATCCAGAAGATTGAAAAACAGAAGTAA
- a CDS encoding LytR family transcriptional regulator, whose amino-acid sequence MRAERKRKKKKVLWIVLSIIGLFVLATGGYAYHLWNTAASTVAGIQENLKKSDKRDKDVDLSKKDPVSILIMGVDERKNDRGRADTLIYMTVNPKTKTTEMVSIPRDTYTKIAGKGTMDKINHSYAFGGIQMAADTVEELLDVPVDYFVKVNMESFKDIVDTLGGITVNSTFAFSYDGHSFGTGKINLNGDQALAYTRMRKQDPKGDFGRQQRQRQVIEGIIAKGANISSVTKFGDMFKVVENNMKTNMSFDDMWVMMNDYRDARQHVKQHELKGSGARINHIYYYQLDDSSLANVKKELKESLEQ is encoded by the coding sequence ATGAGAGCTGAAAGAAAAAGAAAGAAGAAAAAGGTTCTTTGGATTGTTTTATCGATAATTGGCTTATTCGTATTAGCAACTGGCGGATACGCATACCATCTTTGGAACACAGCAGCATCGACCGTCGCAGGCATTCAGGAGAATTTAAAGAAGTCAGATAAGCGTGACAAAGATGTTGATTTAAGTAAGAAAGACCCGGTTTCTATTTTAATCATGGGCGTCGATGAACGAAAAAATGACCGAGGCCGTGCAGATACATTAATATATATGACAGTAAATCCGAAAACGAAAACGACCGAGATGGTGAGCATCCCGCGTGATACGTATACGAAAATTGCTGGAAAAGGCACAATGGATAAAATCAACCATTCCTATGCATTCGGCGGTATACAAATGGCAGCAGATACGGTAGAGGAACTGCTTGATGTACCTGTTGATTACTTCGTTAAAGTCAATATGGAAAGCTTTAAGGATATTGTCGATACACTTGGCGGTATTACGGTGAACAGCACGTTTGCATTTAGCTATGACGGCCACTCATTTGGCACAGGAAAAATTAACCTGAATGGGGATCAAGCCCTTGCCTATACGAGAATGAGAAAGCAAGATCCAAAGGGTGACTTCGGACGTCAGCAAAGACAGCGCCAAGTCATTGAAGGCATCATTGCAAAAGGCGCCAACATTTCATCTGTTACAAAATTCGGTGATATGTTCAAAGTCGTGGAAAACAATATGAAAACAAATATGTCATTTGATGATATGTGGGTGATGATGAATGATTATCGTGATGCAAGACAGCATGTAAAACAGCACGAACTAAAAGGATCAGGCGCACGTATCAATCATATTTATTACTATCAGCTTGATGACAGCAGTCTTGCCAATGTGAAGAAGGAGTTGAAGGAAAGTCTGGAGCAGTAA
- the wecB gene encoding UDP-N-acetylglucosamine 2-epimerase (non-hydrolyzing): protein MKKLNVMTIFGTRPEAIKMAPLVLELNKHPQIHSIVTVTAQHREMLDQVLEAFSITPDHDLNIMKQRQTLSEITSNALLKLDQLFQEEKPDIVLVHGDTTTTFAGSLAAFYHQISVGHVEAGLRTHDKYSPFPEELNRQMTGTIADIHFAPTNEAKQNLLIENKKEETICVTGNTAIDALQTTVTKQYQHPILEKIGTDKMILLTAHRRENLGQPMKNMFRAIRRIVEEFEDVQVVYPVHLNPAVRDAAQTEFNEVDRVHLIEPLEVVDFHNFAAASHFILTDSGGVQEEAPSLGKPVLVLRDTTERPEGVKAGTLKLAGTDEETIYNMTKQLLVDQKEYDNMSKASNPYGDGQASKRIVEELLHRFGLSEKKPVPFHS, encoded by the coding sequence GTGAAAAAACTAAATGTAATGACTATTTTCGGTACTAGACCTGAAGCAATCAAAATGGCGCCACTTGTCCTTGAACTGAATAAACATCCACAGATACATTCGATTGTTACTGTAACAGCTCAGCATAGAGAAATGCTTGATCAAGTCCTTGAGGCTTTTTCTATTACGCCAGATCATGATTTAAATATCATGAAGCAGCGCCAGACATTATCTGAAATCACATCAAATGCACTATTGAAACTAGATCAATTATTCCAAGAGGAAAAACCTGATATTGTCCTTGTTCATGGAGACACAACAACAACCTTTGCAGGAAGCTTGGCTGCCTTCTACCACCAAATTTCAGTCGGTCACGTTGAAGCGGGTTTAAGAACACACGATAAATACTCGCCGTTCCCTGAGGAATTGAACCGACAAATGACAGGTACTATTGCTGATATTCATTTTGCTCCTACAAATGAGGCGAAGCAGAATCTTTTAATTGAAAATAAAAAAGAAGAGACCATTTGTGTGACGGGGAATACTGCGATTGATGCATTGCAAACAACGGTTACAAAGCAGTATCAACACCCTATTTTAGAGAAAATAGGCACAGATAAAATGATCTTGTTAACAGCTCATCGCAGGGAGAATCTCGGCCAGCCGATGAAAAACATGTTTAGAGCGATTAGACGTATTGTAGAAGAGTTTGAAGATGTTCAGGTTGTATATCCTGTACATTTAAACCCTGCTGTTCGTGATGCGGCTCAGACAGAATTCAATGAAGTTGATCGTGTACACTTAATTGAGCCGCTCGAAGTCGTTGATTTCCATAACTTCGCTGCTGCCTCACACTTTATATTAACGGATTCTGGCGGTGTACAAGAGGAAGCTCCTTCTCTAGGGAAGCCAGTATTAGTGCTGCGTGATACAACAGAACGCCCTGAAGGCGTGAAAGCTGGTACGCTTAAGCTCGCGGGTACAGATGAAGAGACCATTTACAACATGACAAAACAGTTGCTAGTCGATCAGAAAGAGTACGACAACATGTCGAAGGCGTCCAACCCATATGGTGATGGACAAGCGTCAAAACGAATTGTCGAAGAGCTTCTCCATCGTTTTGGATTAAGTGAAAAAAAACCCGTTCCATTTCATTCATAA
- the galU gene encoding UTP--glucose-1-phosphate uridylyltransferase GalU produces the protein MKKVRKAIIPAAGLGTRFLPATKAMPKEMLPIVDKPTIQYIIEEAVESGIEDIIIVTGKGKRAIEDHFDFAPELERNLEEKGKSELLEKVRKSSNIADIHYIRQKEPKGLGHAVWCARNFIGDEPFAVLLGDDIVQAETPGLRQLMDEYEKTLSSVIGVQQVADSDTHRYGIIDPLTQEGRRYQVKNFVEKPPQGTAPSNLAILGRYIFTPEIFMYLDQQEIGAGGEIQLTDAIQKLNDIQRVFAYDFEGKRYDVGEKQGFIETTLEFALQDEELKKKLIPFMKQLLEKEEVN, from the coding sequence TTGAAAAAAGTACGTAAAGCCATTATACCAGCTGCAGGTCTTGGGACACGTTTCCTCCCTGCAACAAAAGCAATGCCTAAAGAAATGCTGCCAATCGTTGATAAGCCAACCATTCAATATATTATTGAAGAAGCTGTTGAATCAGGAATCGAAGACATTATTATCGTCACTGGAAAAGGAAAAAGAGCCATAGAGGATCATTTTGATTTTGCACCAGAGCTAGAGCGCAACCTTGAGGAAAAGGGAAAGAGCGAGCTTTTAGAAAAAGTGAGAAAATCCTCTAACATCGCTGACATTCATTACATACGTCAAAAAGAGCCTAAAGGACTCGGACACGCCGTTTGGTGCGCACGCAACTTTATCGGTGATGAGCCTTTTGCTGTTTTATTAGGGGATGACATTGTTCAAGCCGAAACACCTGGACTCCGCCAGCTGATGGATGAATACGAAAAAACCCTATCATCTGTCATCGGTGTTCAGCAGGTAGCAGACAGCGATACGCATCGCTACGGGATCATCGATCCTCTTACACAAGAAGGACGCCGCTACCAAGTCAAAAACTTTGTTGAAAAACCGCCGCAAGGAACAGCACCATCGAACCTAGCCATCTTAGGGCGCTATATTTTCACACCAGAGATCTTTATGTACCTAGATCAGCAAGAGATTGGTGCAGGCGGAGAAATTCAGCTGACAGATGCCATTCAAAAGCTGAATGATATCCAGCGTGTATTTGCCTATGATTTCGAAGGGAAACGATATGATGTCGGCGAAAAGCAAGGCTTTATTGAAACGACGCTTGAGTTTGCTCTTCAGGATGAAGAATTGAAAAAGAAACTCATTCCATTTATGAAACAGCTTCTTGAAAAAGAAGAAGTGAATTAA
- the tagH gene encoding teichoic acids export ABC transporter ATP-binding subunit TagH, whose amino-acid sequence MKLKVSFRNVSKQYVLYKKQSDKIKELFFPNKNEKGFFAVRDVSFDVYEGETIGFVGINGSGKSTMSNLLAKIIPPTSGEIEMDGQPSLIAIAAGLNNQLSGKDNIRLKCLMMGLTNKEIDELYEKIVEFADIGDFIDQPVKSYSSGMKSRLGFAISAHIDPDILIIDEALSVGDQTFYQKCVDRITEFKEQGKTIFFVSHSISQIQKICDRVAWMHYGELRMFDDTKKVVEEYKEFVEWFNKLSKKEKKEYQLKHKEGRKGIQKTEKVSRYQENGKRRSLFGPAFQVGVLAVLTILLALSMFSDRPLRTLATFGAIPSDKTESPQPKNPQTKGAPDMKKVDQQAIVTADPLKVYKDQAMKKKADITLPFGQEVQAVAENKQTVQIKTVSETYFVKPDALQNAEELKSLSIRPGQFNSYVSPASAGSYEYLLSFLGKEESVLKQRMQTLSSVKNDQGDTIERLTTEKTDYVIQNGQANTMVFHDIMPISPSTLGLSEQSVCLNEKQTKFAVKGENNLFVIDNEQHTLTISVIK is encoded by the coding sequence ATGAAACTAAAGGTTTCGTTTCGAAACGTATCCAAGCAATACGTTCTATATAAAAAGCAGTCAGATAAGATTAAAGAGCTGTTTTTTCCTAATAAAAATGAAAAAGGTTTTTTTGCTGTTCGTGATGTGTCTTTTGATGTATATGAAGGCGAGACGATTGGTTTTGTAGGGATTAACGGATCCGGAAAATCGACAATGTCAAACCTTCTAGCGAAAATCATTCCACCGACAAGTGGTGAAATTGAAATGGACGGCCAGCCTTCGTTAATTGCCATTGCTGCAGGGCTGAACAACCAATTAAGCGGGAAAGACAACATACGTTTAAAGTGCTTAATGATGGGACTGACGAATAAAGAGATAGACGAGCTTTATGAAAAAATCGTAGAGTTTGCGGATATTGGCGACTTTATTGATCAGCCGGTTAAGAGCTATTCAAGTGGAATGAAGTCACGCCTTGGCTTTGCCATTTCAGCGCATATCGATCCAGATATCCTGATTATTGATGAAGCGCTGTCTGTTGGAGACCAAACCTTCTATCAAAAATGTGTGGACCGCATTACAGAATTCAAAGAACAAGGAAAGACGATCTTTTTTGTCAGTCACTCCATTAGCCAAATTCAAAAAATCTGTGATCGGGTGGCTTGGATGCATTATGGTGAGCTTCGTATGTTTGATGATACAAAAAAAGTAGTGGAAGAGTATAAGGAGTTTGTTGAGTGGTTTAACAAGCTTTCCAAGAAAGAGAAAAAAGAATATCAATTAAAACATAAAGAAGGACGCAAAGGCATACAAAAGACAGAAAAGGTGTCTCGTTATCAAGAGAACGGAAAACGGCGTTCATTGTTTGGACCCGCATTTCAAGTGGGAGTTTTAGCGGTCTTAACGATATTGCTAGCCTTATCGATGTTTTCAGATCGCCCGCTTCGTACACTGGCGACATTTGGTGCAATCCCATCAGATAAGACAGAATCGCCTCAGCCGAAGAACCCGCAGACCAAGGGAGCGCCTGATATGAAAAAGGTGGATCAACAGGCGATTGTCACGGCTGATCCACTCAAAGTTTACAAAGACCAAGCTATGAAAAAAAAGGCCGATATCACTTTGCCATTTGGACAAGAAGTACAGGCTGTGGCTGAAAATAAACAAACCGTTCAAATTAAAACAGTGTCAGAAACGTATTTTGTTAAACCCGATGCACTTCAAAATGCAGAGGAATTAAAGTCATTATCCATTCGGCCAGGACAGTTTAATTCCTATGTATCGCCTGCATCGGCAGGTTCGTATGAGTATTTACTTTCCTTTCTTGGAAAAGAAGAATCTGTGCTTAAACAGAGAATGCAAACGCTGAGCTCAGTCAAAAATGATCAAGGTGATACGATTGAGAGATTGACCACAGAGAAAACCGACTATGTCATTCAAAATGGTCAGGCAAACACGATGGTGTTTCACGACATTATGCCAATCTCTCCTTCCACACTTGGGCTGTCAGAACAGAGTGTCTGCCTGAATGAGAAACAAACGAAATTCGCAGTGAAGGGCGAAAACAACCTGTTTGTCATTGATAATGAACAACATACACTGACTATTTCAGTCATTAAATAA
- a CDS encoding ABC transporter permease → MNAMLTILKEQISSFPLIMRLAVYETKSKYQMNYLGVLWQFLNPLIQMLAYWFVFGMGIRGGQPIVIGGMEVPFIIWMLAGLIPWFFISPTILDGSNSVFKRINMVSKMNFPISALPSVVIMSNLFSYFVMMGVYLIVLISYGIYPDAHWLQYIYYLICMIAFMFSFSLFNSTISVLVRDYQFLLQSVTRLLFFLLPIFWNISDKLTGDKAWIGDILRLNPLFYIIDGFRNSLLKGEWFFHDVKYTLYFWLITLLLLTVGSLLHMKFRDKFVDFL, encoded by the coding sequence ATGAACGCAATGTTGACGATACTAAAGGAGCAAATTAGCTCATTTCCGCTGATTATGCGACTTGCTGTTTATGAAACAAAATCAAAATATCAGATGAATTATTTAGGTGTTTTATGGCAGTTTTTAAATCCATTGATTCAAATGCTGGCTTACTGGTTTGTTTTTGGTATGGGCATTCGCGGAGGACAGCCGATTGTTATTGGTGGCATGGAAGTCCCATTTATCATCTGGATGCTCGCCGGATTAATCCCGTGGTTCTTCATTAGTCCGACAATTCTTGATGGATCAAACAGTGTGTTTAAACGCATTAATATGGTATCGAAAATGAATTTTCCGATTAGTGCGCTGCCGTCTGTGGTGATTATGTCCAACTTGTTCAGCTACTTTGTCATGATGGGCGTCTATTTGATCGTGCTGATTTCCTATGGCATCTATCCTGACGCACATTGGCTGCAATATATATATTATCTTATTTGCATGATCGCGTTTATGTTTTCGTTTAGTTTGTTTAATTCCACGATTAGCGTACTCGTGAGAGACTATCAATTTCTTTTACAATCCGTGACACGATTACTTTTCTTTTTGCTGCCGATTTTTTGGAATATCTCAGATAAACTTACTGGAGACAAAGCGTGGATTGGGGATATATTAAGATTGAATCCTCTTTTCTACATTATTGATGGTTTTAGAAATAGTTTGTTAAAGGGAGAATGGTTCTTCCATGATGTCAAATACACACTTTATTTTTGGCTGATCACGCTTCTTCTTTTAACAGTCGGTTCATTGCTTCATATGAAATTTAGGGATAAATTTGTCGATTTTCTTTAA
- a CDS encoding CDP-glycerol glycerophosphotransferase family protein, producing MYKLYHNFIEILNLDEQKLVLYIDDIEKLCTFEFKELIVNESKRICEIDVKDQMIFESSIDHSNEMIYLYSKDQNLYIVKESSDILQPNQIHPIEINNQFEDIYVKQLGLDRYGLYKGEEELLLFSGLLNVDEINRNYKMDLKIHGADRRFVDISFIKYRLFYFVVTYDCQNKELNVRKILFDVMQEHKDIEVTVNNRNQIKILNKVTEQKKIVNFRLVPRYQPLKVFGKDTLEQFKEDNILNILVINKQRYYIYVRTNGVYLVRGNPYLVTKHTSRLRIFSLFNSFYVYGRLTHYAYNSDQKYEYLYIRNSDHQVAKFIRPFRKIKFLKRYGFFKISLNDLDLDSRIHNNLFVGNDNRIIHSLRLKKRDKKVKTYITKKNGDKLQVLRTNLFGNVTSTIIPYSQEYSLFSKVKIKIASILSLFYKDKKYGVNLFFEKKSDKADESAIRVFDYVQENCQTDSRNYFILNKKSSAYPALKAKYGKGIIPKYSLRHYLSIFNASYFISSELSNHVLNDRLYIDHLRERIMSVPLVFLQHGIMFAKPVDNPMAFGFHKDKNQYNIYKSVISSELEAGEFYKMKYDREDLILTGLATFDHAKLVGGADKIAFMPTYRYWEEGLIYTNRIEETSYYRVLIKIIKSFEEAGLLDRLLIVPHNKFSQYVYQNLPQYKHIISDNPSEALKVSKVFITDYSSAIYDAQYRGAYPIFYWEEKDYLIRQYKAIPPVNEENAPGPIAYNTQELIRIVKHAIENEYVVEDEYKEKYLKINSFNDNQNTKRITDFLKEHQII from the coding sequence ATGTACAAACTTTATCATAATTTTATAGAAATTCTTAATTTAGATGAACAAAAGTTAGTGTTATATATTGATGACATAGAGAAGTTGTGTACTTTTGAATTTAAAGAGCTAATTGTAAACGAATCAAAGAGGATTTGTGAAATTGATGTAAAGGATCAGATGATTTTTGAATCTTCAATAGATCATTCTAATGAAATGATCTATCTCTATTCTAAGGATCAGAACTTGTATATTGTCAAAGAAAGCTCTGACATCCTTCAACCAAATCAAATACATCCTATTGAAATTAACAATCAATTTGAAGATATATATGTCAAACAATTAGGGTTAGACCGCTATGGCTTATATAAAGGCGAAGAGGAACTGTTATTATTCTCAGGGCTGCTGAACGTAGATGAGATCAATCGGAATTATAAAATGGATTTGAAGATTCATGGGGCAGATAGAAGATTTGTAGACATCTCCTTTATCAAATATAGACTGTTCTACTTTGTCGTTACGTATGATTGTCAAAATAAAGAGCTAAATGTAAGAAAAATTTTGTTTGATGTGATGCAGGAACATAAAGATATTGAAGTGACTGTGAATAATCGTAATCAAATCAAAATTTTAAATAAGGTGACTGAGCAAAAGAAAATCGTCAACTTTAGACTTGTTCCTAGATATCAGCCGCTCAAGGTTTTTGGTAAAGATACATTAGAGCAATTCAAAGAAGATAATATCCTTAATATATTGGTGATTAATAAACAAAGATATTACATATACGTAAGAACGAATGGTGTTTACTTAGTAAGAGGAAACCCTTATCTTGTTACAAAACATACATCAAGACTACGTATTTTTAGTTTGTTTAATAGCTTTTATGTTTATGGAAGACTGACACATTACGCGTATAATTCAGACCAAAAATATGAATATCTGTACATTAGAAACTCTGATCACCAAGTGGCGAAATTTATAAGACCATTTAGAAAGATCAAATTTCTAAAAAGGTATGGTTTCTTTAAAATTTCGTTAAATGATCTTGACTTAGACAGCAGAATCCATAATAACCTATTCGTTGGAAATGATAACCGAATTATCCATAGTTTAAGGCTGAAAAAAAGAGATAAAAAAGTGAAAACATATATCACGAAAAAGAATGGGGACAAGCTTCAAGTACTAAGAACAAATCTATTTGGAAATGTGACATCAACCATCATTCCTTATTCACAGGAATATTCTTTATTTAGTAAAGTAAAAATAAAAATAGCGAGCATTTTATCATTATTCTATAAAGACAAGAAGTATGGTGTGAATTTATTTTTTGAGAAAAAGAGTGATAAAGCAGATGAATCCGCTATTAGAGTGTTTGACTATGTACAAGAGAATTGTCAAACAGACTCAAGAAATTACTTTATTCTTAATAAGAAATCAAGTGCTTATCCGGCACTTAAAGCTAAGTATGGAAAGGGAATCATTCCGAAATATAGTCTGAGACATTATTTAAGTATTTTCAATGCCAGCTATTTTATTTCAAGTGAGTTATCTAACCATGTTCTCAATGATAGATTATATATTGATCATCTTAGAGAGAGAATTATGAGCGTTCCACTTGTCTTTTTGCAGCATGGAATAATGTTTGCGAAACCAGTTGATAATCCAATGGCTTTTGGATTCCATAAAGACAAGAACCAATATAATATTTATAAATCAGTCATCAGCTCTGAACTAGAGGCTGGTGAATTCTACAAAATGAAATATGACCGTGAGGATTTGATTTTGACAGGTCTCGCAACTTTTGATCATGCCAAATTAGTAGGCGGTGCAGATAAGATCGCCTTTATGCCAACTTACCGCTATTGGGAAGAGGGGCTAATATATACAAATAGAATCGAAGAAACATCTTACTATAGAGTTCTGATTAAAATCATTAAAAGCTTTGAAGAAGCAGGTCTTCTTGATCGGCTGTTAATTGTACCGCATAACAAATTTTCTCAGTACGTTTATCAAAACCTGCCTCAGTATAAACATATTATTTCTGATAATCCATCAGAAGCACTAAAAGTATCAAAGGTGTTTATCACTGATTACTCTTCTGCTATTTATGATGCACAATATAGAGGAGCATACCCTATTTTTTATTGGGAAGAAAAAGATTACTTGATTAGACAGTACAAAGCGATTCCTCCTGTAAACGAAGAAAATGCACCAGGACCGATTGCATATAATACTCAAGAGCTCATTCGTATTGTCAAACATGCGATTGAGAATGAGTATGTTGTGGAAGATGAATATAAAGAAAAATACTTGAAAATTAACAGCTTTAACGATAATCAAAATACGAAAAGAATTACAGATTTCTTAAAAGAGCATCAAATTATCTAA